Below is a genomic region from Botrytis cinerea B05.10 chromosome 2, complete sequence.
tcttcAACTTGAAACCATGTCAACTGGTTTCTGAGAACTCTCTTCTCAACTCTCATGTCTTGATGCTGATcataaatcttcttctttgcctctGCATCCTCGGCCTGTTTTTCCAGTGCCTCCAGATCACCCATGCTTTCATCAAGAAGAACTTCGATCTGGTCACAACTCTCGGAAACAAGCTTGTAATCATTGTCAAGTTGTTCAAGTTGCACTCCCTTCCTGAAAAAGTCGAACTTCTGAGCTGGGGTAGAAGATGTAATGAAGGTTTTCGCCTCATCTTGAGTAAGAACATTCATTGGGTTATCAACTTGGAGCTGGAAATACTCAACTATGTCATCCATGTCGCCCTTCTTACTGGATACGATCCCACCAGCTGTGTTCTTCAATTTATAGGTGCTACCACTGCCCGAGAAATGACGTTCAATAATGATCGACTCTCCATATAATTCTGGGCGGTAGGCGTCAGGACCCTGATTTTTCAACCTGACGAGAAGCATTCCCCGATCAGTTCCTGTCTTGATCAAGCTTTTCATACTACTTCCACGGTTCGTTGCACTGGGCTTTCCACCTAAACAGAGCGTGATGCCTGTCAAAACTGCACTCTTTCCAGCTCCATTTTCCCCGACGACAAAATTGATAAGTGGCCCTAAGGGAACTTTAAGATTCTTATGGTTCATGAAGTTCACACATTGAATTTCTTCGATGATGGAATTCTCGGCGGCGCAATTGGTGAGAGGGGTATGTTTTTTGGCAAGAAGTTGCTGAGTGGCAATGTAATCATCGTGTTCGGTGTGTTCCAAATGTTTGAAACCAGCATCGCGAATTATTTCGTACTGGGTTCCAGGGGGGGGAgtcatttcttcatcgtcatcatcgtcatcatcattatcgtCATCATCGCCGGCGTCGTCGGAAGAACTGGAGGGGCTATCATCGCGGACTTGTAATGATCTCGAGGAAGATTTGCCATTAGAGACTTTGGCGCGTTTGCGTTGCTACGATAAAATGTCAGCATCTGTGAGCATGAATAGATATCCTGGAGGCATGGCAGAAGGTGGAGGACATCTGCCAATATCCAGCGGCGCAAAAGGGTAGTGGTTGGTGTTCAAGAATTACGCACACTGTCATGGCGTAAGGCTGAGCTTAAGCTCTCAGTTGCAATAACATCCCCCTCTTCGTGTCTTGCACGCTTTAGAGGAGCCATGTGGCGGTTTAGTTACTCTGGTGAAAGTCAGAGTCGAGttgtaaaataaaattaattgcGTCGCCCATCTGACGCGTTGAAGATAAGTTACAAACACGCGAGAGCACCTGATAAGCCTCCAATCGCGGCAGTGAATTAAGCTTTCCAATCAGCGTAAGGTTACGTTGCTTGACTTGCCGTGAAATGAACAATACGGCCAAACTCAATGTGCAAATTCCATCCTTATCAATAATTCTTTCATCAAATCTTTCGTTGTCTGATTATCTGACGTTTGAAGACCGACTTACTTCAATCTGCATATAGGTATTCAATGGGTAAGAAGACATTTGGAATCTTATCAACGGTGCTCAAGTCAAGCAAGGCTACTGGACTGATTACGTTGGATCAAGCCACTCACTCAACTTACTACTTGGGTCGGTACGTTCTATACGGCAATGCACATTTTGGATTCTGGATTTCTTCAGGAATAATCGACTTACTGCTTACGATTGTGCTGGGGAAAAACTGTGTATTGAGTTGTgtcaaaatcttatatttttaGGCTGTTCTATCTACATCTCTTTCATTGACGAATGAATTGGCCCAGACTGTTGAAACGTCTGTACCTAACGCCATCTATCCCACGCAGGCTGAACTATATTTGTTACAAGTGATCAAGCAATTGCATCTTCTGCTGCTTTCAATGCCGTCGCAAACCTCGCTTTCAGGTCACTAGCATCCTCAAGACCAACACTGATCCGAATGAGTTCAGCAGGTATCCCAAATTGTGCCGCCCAGTCTAGTTCCATATAATGAGCTAGGATCACATAAGGTGAAGTTAATGTGAAGTTGGTTCCCAGACTTGGGCCTTTCGCAGTTTCAATTTTATCATAAAATGCGACTGCTTGAGGCATCTCTTTAAAGGTTAATGAAAGAAGCCCGCCATATCCTCCGTTCGGTGTACGACAATCGTCGTAGAAAGTTCTAGAAGCGTTGTATTTGGGGTAGTAAACCGACTTTATCAATGGGTGGGCTCGAAGAATATCACAGATAACTTCTGCGTTATCGTTGATTTTTTCGATTCGAGATACAAAGTGGCGACTGTTGCGTTCCATGAACATAACGTCTTCGGCCCAGTAGTTATCTTCGTATTCTGTTTTAGCTACAGACTTCAAGGATTGATAGTACTTTCCACCAGTGTTAAAGATGGCGCTTCCACCCATAACGTTGCATTCTCCCGAGAAGATTTTGGTGAGACTGCTTACGACTATGTCTGCAAATGGTAGAACGTGAACATTGATAAAATTTCCAATGGTCTCATCGACCACCACAGCAAAGTCGTATTCATCTGCCAATGCCCGGATCCGTTTTAGATCCGGACAATTCAGCATTGGATTTCCTGGAAATTCACAAAATAGTGCGAGATATTTTTCTCCcgctttcaatcttttctccAAGTCATCTAAATCTTCGGAAGAGCCGTTGCCATAAAAGTTGCAGCCGGGACCAAATTTTTCCAAAATTTTAAGAGTATCGACATATGGGAAACCGAAAGATATGCTTTTCAAAGAGCCTCTGCTTTTCAACAGCATCTGGTGGGCGTTATAAATCGAGTTCATACCGCAAGGATAGAGGTAGACATCGTCCTCAGAAAGCTCGGCGACTCCACGCATATTAGAAGCCATGTCTTTGCTCGGAGTCTCAGACAAATCAACTTCACCAACCAATGAACCAGCGATCCGACGGCGAATTGCCGATCTTGCATTGTTCACGAAAGAAACGTCAAGATTTCGACCAAAGCGTTCCTCTAGGAACTGCGAGCTTTCCCGAGCCTCAGAGTTTATCGGCGAGATAGGGGAATGATGGCTGTCGCCCGTACCTGAGCCGTTGTGGCCTCTGGATGTCTTATCTATAGAGCCTTTCTGGTATCTCCTGGGACCTTTGCATAGCTTGCCACCATCCTGAGGACTTGGCGGGTTTGTCTTTTTCACTAGTAATCCTTCTTGGAACAGAGTGTGGCAAAATTCAGCCCTTCTGCTAGAAACGCCGTCTCCAGAGTGTTGCCAGTATTGCTTCGCAACCGGGAACAATTCCTTGGCAAACAAGACAGCGGAAATGGAAGGAGAAATCTTGGTGAGGACTTCTGATGAGGTTTGATTACGCTCAAGGACCAAATCGATTACACTAAGCTGATTTGGAGATATTGACTTGTCCCTTGAAAGCATAAACGCCACACAACTCCTGGCTGTCTTAGGCGATGGGAAGAGCATCGCCTGCTCATTCTGGCTGCCATGGGCCTTGACAATATCATCGGCGAATGCAACGATAAGTTTGTGAATGAAGAATCTGAGTCACGAGACCAGACGGTGTCAGTTGAGTGAAAAAAGCTGACGAGAGTGCAAGTAAACTGACCGAGGATATCCAGTGGTCAATTTCCCCATGACCCTTTGGTCACCCTCTTCGTAACCAACATTGTCCTTCCACGTTGGCAAGGAAACACTTGTGGCCTAGAAAAGCATTAGATACATGAATCACACTGACAGACTCACGCCCAAAAATCCTTTTTCGCCATTTCCTAACTATGCTCAAACGAAAAGTTGAAATACTAACATGTGGCGTCAAGGCAGGTACAGACTCTCCAAGTTCAATTACCGACATTTTGAGTTTCTGGTGTAAAGACGGGAGGTGACGGTGGAAATATATTaacaaatgcagaagcccGCTCTTTGGGAAATTTAACTTGAGAATCCCACTTGTAGCGATGCTTAACAATTGTGCAATCAAAGATCTTATCCGCTATCGGAGTTTCAGGATAAGAGGACTCTAAAATTTAAGCTTAAATTTAGTGCATGGGGGGGCTAAGACATTTcgaatctttttttgaaaaatataattttagtAGTAGGGACAGAGAGACAATTGCCAACATTCGCGCATCAGCAACATTACCATAATGGCACCTCTTACCACGAAACGACGCAAATTGGAACATACAAGCGACGATGAAGCTCCGCAACCCCAAAAGTCAAAGGTAGACACTGTCGAGACTGAGAATGCTGCGGCAGATGAAGCCTCTTCATCTGATGATGCGGGTGCAATTCAATCGAAACCCAAACATGCGCCTGCAAAACGACGACACGATGATCAGGATGCTGCGCTATATTCCGGCGGTCTTTATAAATCAAGCATGTTCAAACTTCAAGTAGACGAGCTGTTGAATGAAGTACGACCAAACTATGAAAAGCGCGCTGCTGGAATAAAATCCGCATTACACCAGCTCAAGAATGCGATTGAAGGCCTTGAAGATCACGAACCTCTTCTTGTAAGCTTTATCTCGAGTTATTGGCCAACGCTAGTCACTTACATATAAATTAGATTCCCGATGCCATTAAATTATTCTCCAAAACTCACAAGATTGCGATACCCTTTCCTGATCCTAAGCCCGACAATAATGCGGCCTACAAACTTATATATTCGAAACCATCCGGAATTAATGTTGTTGGGAGTTATGCTTTGGGGACTATGGTCAAGTCCGAAAGGCCTTTGTGTGTCGATATGATTGTGAACATGCCGAAGTCGCTTTTCCAAGAGAAAGACTATCTTAATTATAGATACTTCTACAAGAGGGCGTACTATTTGGCGACGATAGCAGCTGGACTTCATACTTCAATGCCAGACTTGACATTGGAATATGATTTTCTGAATGGGAACAGCCTACATCCTATTCTAGTAGCTACATGGAAAGCTAGCACAAAAGGGGACCCAAATTCGCGATTTGAGGTACATATTATACCTGCTGCTGCTCGTGGCTGCTTTGCAGAGACCAAGCTACGCCCTACAAAGAATTCGATTCGCCCTAAAGAGGGGGCAGATAACGACGCCACCACAGCAGAGCCTTCACCATTTTACAATTCGTCCTTGAGCGCGGACTGTAACTTCGAATCATATCTCCAAGTGCTTCATAATGCATCCAAGACATCGGAAGGTTTCAAAGATTCGTGTCTGCTTGGCAGAATTTGGCTTCGACAGAGAGGGTTTGGCAGTGCTATATCTCAGGGAGGGTTAGGACACTTTGAGTGGGCCGCATTAACCGCTCTGCTGCTGAAAGGAGGTGGTCCCAGAGGACATAGCCTTTTATCCCCCGGATATAGCAGCTATCAAATGTTTAAGGCAGTGGTTCAATATATATCGACCACTGATCTGGCTAAAAAGCCGGTGCTTTACGAGGCACCAGATCTCCAAATTGCGAAATCTGACACTCCAGTATTCTACGATGGCCCAAGAGGCGTCAACATTCTGTACAAAATGACGCCATTTTCATACGAGTTACTGCGTGATGAAGCAAAAACTTCATTGACAATGCTCAATGACTCAACTTTTGATCAGTTCGAGGCAACGTTCATCACAAAGGCCGATCAGATCCTGCAGAAATATGACTGCATCGTAAACATTCCTATCCCCGCCCAAAAGGACGGTGTGTCTAGTTGTGATCATAAAATTCATACCACCACTTTTGCGAACCGTGTATTCGCTACCTTGAAAGAGGGCTTGTCAGATAGGGTCAAGCTCTTAGATATTAAGGTCACCGAAACAACCCCTTGGTCGCTTAAGAGCTCGGGGCCGTCAACAAGTAATGATCAGGCCTTGAATCTTGCGGTTTCCTTTGATCCAGCGAATATCAGTCGTCTTGTTGACCATGGTCCACCTGCGGAAGATAAGAAGAAAGCATTAAAATTCCAGAAGTTCTGGGGTGAGAAGGCCGAGTTGAGACGTTTCAAGGATGGAAGTATTCTTGAAAGTTTAGTCTGGTCATCTGGCTCAACTTATTCCATCTTTGAGGATATTGTCACTTATCTTATGAAGCGACACTTTGGAGCCGAGATAAGCAAAGGATTGAGCTTCATTGGCGAGGGTTTTGAGAAACTACTACCCTCATATGGAAATAGCTCTAAAGCTTTTGAAGTCCTC
It encodes:
- the BcStr2 gene encoding BcStr2, with amino-acid sequence MSVIELGESVPALTPHATSVSLPTWKDNVGYEEGDQRVMGKLTTGYPRFFIHKLIVAFADDIVKAHGSQNEQAMLFPSPKTARSCVAFMLSRDKSISPNQLSVIDLVLERNQTSSEVLTKISPSISAVLFAKELFPVAKQYWQHSGDGVSSRRAEFCHTLFQEGLLVKKTNPPSPQDGGKLCKGPRRYQKGSIDKTSRGHNGSGTGDSHHSPISPINSEARESSQFLEERFGRNLDVSFVNNARSAIRRRIAGSLVGEVDLSETPSKDMASNMRGVAELSEDDVYLYPCGMNSIYNAHQMLLKSRGSLKSISFGFPYVDTLKILEKFGPGCNFYGNGSSEDLDDLEKRLKAGEKYLALFCEFPGNPMLNCPDLKRIRALADEYDFAVVVDETIGNFINVHVLPFADIVVSSLTKIFSGECNVMGGSAIFNTGGKYYQSLKSVAKTEYEDNYWAEDVMFMERNSRHFVSRIEKINDNAEVICDILRAHPLIKSVYYPKYNASRTFYDDCRTPNGGYGGLLSLTFKEMPQAVAFYDKIETAKGPSLGTNFTLTSPYVILAHYMELDWAAQFGIPAELIRISVGLEDASDLKARFATALKAAEDAIA
- the Bcutp22 gene encoding Bcutp22, which produces MAPLTTKRRKLEHTSDDEAPQPQKSKVDTVETENAAADEASSSDDAGAIQSKPKHAPAKRRHDDQDAALYSGGLYKSSMFKLQVDELLNEVRPNYEKRAAGIKSALHQLKNAIEGLEDHEPLLIPDAIKLFSKTHKIAIPFPDPKPDNNAAYKLIYSKPSGINVVGSYALGTMVKSERPLCVDMIVNMPKSLFQEKDYLNYRYFYKRAYYLATIAAGLHTSMPDLTLEYDFLNGNSLHPILVATWKASTKGDPNSRFEVHIIPAAARGCFAETKLRPTKNSIRPKEGADNDATTAEPSPFYNSSLSADCNFESYLQVLHNASKTSEGFKDSCLLGRIWLRQRGFGSAISQGGLGHFEWAALTALLLKGGGPRGHSLLSPGYSSYQMFKAVVQYISTTDLAKKPVLYEAPDLQIAKSDTPVFYDGPRGVNILYKMTPFSYELLRDEAKTSLTMLNDSTFDQFEATFITKADQILQKYDCIVNIPIPAQKDGVSSCDHKIHTTTFANRVFATLKEGLSDRVKLLDIKVTETTPWSLKSSGPSTSNDQALNLAVSFDPANISRLVDHGPPAEDKKKALKFQKFWGEKAELRRFKDGSILESLVWSSGSTYSIFEDIVTYLMKRHFGAEISKGLSFIGEGFEKLLPSYGNSSKAFEVLRQAYNTFEKDIRDMESLPLQLKQLSAVDPQLRSSSIDLPLFAPRQPLGVPADVLIQFEGSGRWPDDVVAIQRTKIAFLLKIGELLVESNDSIITRLGIENEDQPLQNCAFLDVFYPSGATFRLRIHNEREHTLLERQIKDKSSDNRSREDAVSALSIYKRFNIQLPLHTQSISTHCTRFPLLSPTIRLVKKWFDRHMLSDHISDELIELLAARAFLQPYPWKAPSSVMSGFLRTLLFISKWDWRSTPLIVDFTGTMTDKDVSTLNTRLEAWRKIDPGMNRTVVFAASNHDMTGTAFTEKGPSKMVAARMTALARSACKAVKDQSLNLDNRSLFVTSTNDYNFVIHLNPKAAGTSKAKDSHRFKNLEVQSELSIEKVDYQPLRMFSEELESLYSGSIVFFRSATDISRIGGLWNPQTNVSRAFKVNLAYAVKPEGNDGDDEEAKNVKINQSAMLAEIARLGGDMVSRIEIH